In Mugil cephalus isolate CIBA_MC_2020 chromosome 7, CIBA_Mcephalus_1.1, whole genome shotgun sequence, the sequence TATGTACTTGTTTCTTAATGACtgcttccccctcctccttacTCAATGATATACTCGTCCTTATTGTTTGAAGTTTGAGTGCTTGCTTGGCAAGTATGTCAGCTTTCTCATTCCCATAACACCCACATGGTTAGGAACCCAAATAAAGCATACATCCGCATCCCTTTTATACAGTTTGTATGTTGTTTGATGTATTTTGAAGATGATATCTTGTCTGCAGGATTTCAAAGAGTTAATACTTGTGAGTGCTTCCCCACCGTCAGCTACAATCAATGCCTCTCATCCACCGTTACTCTCTAGCCACTCCAGAGTTACCAAAATATCAAtcagtatatactgtattatcCTAAGTTCTTTCTTTGAATGATACATTGAATTGTGGTATAAAAACAACCACTGCTGTTCTACCTATTCCTGGATGTTGGGAACCATCAGTGAAGATCTTTAGTTTATCTCTCACAGTAATCCCTTCCTGAatcactctttcacaatttgagccccatgaatcttGTCATTGTTGTCTTGGAATAAATGCCTGTGGCATCAGGgcactgatggaataacctggttaTTCAATACAGCAGGCACTAGGCATGAAAGGGGCATCACGTTATCTGCCACTCTTCTTACCcagatgccccatcactctggaacgtggtaaatctggactcatcagaccacatgaccttcctCCATTGCTCCAgtgtccaatctttatgctccctgtCAAACTGATGCCTTTTTCCCAGTTGTCCTCACTGATTGGGGGTTTTCTTAAGGCTGttcagctgttcagtcccaaccCCTTTGAGTTCCCTTCTCATTGCAAGCATGGGAATGCTCTtcctttcactattaaacaccCATTATTATActataaatatttctttcaaaCTGATGGATTCAATGATGAATGGAACTACAAGAGTCATCAAAAATAGATGAGGCATCACAAGCAACAGATATTTTGTGGATATATTGAAGCAATctttcttcataaaaaaaacaagaaaaaaacaattaaaaaggtCAGAACTATATTAgtcaatataaaaataaagaagataGACATGACATAATATACATTAAGTGACAAAGACTGTAGCTCAGTCACTCTGTCAAATCTAAAAACAACCCATTTGAACTATGGAAACGTGCAGATTGAGATGCGAGTTGATTTTAATGGTAACTAGAGTCAAGTCACTGCAGGAATATGTCTCCAATTGATGGTTAACATCTgatcttccttttcctttctctttgttcttgtgtagtggtcatttgttttgtcaggccaacttaatttcctttttgtcaCTGGTTCTCTTGACGTGCCGCTGTGGCATTCAAATTTCCCCAATAGGGGTTAAGTATCATCAAATTATCTTAATTACATAGTTTCTATACATAGTACTACAGTATCTGGAAGAGTTGTTTTGTTAGCCATATTCTTCAAGTTCTTGCCATTAAAACACAgccttgttgtgttttcttcacCTCCTTATCTTTAGATTAACAATCAAAGGTGGCCATGAAGTGATCCTCTCCAAGTCCTGTTGTAAACTCAAGTGTCAGTTAGATGTTCGTCCCAGGCAGAGGGAGATGTCTCCTTCGACattcaaactgaacaaattCTGATGATTCTGATGTTTCCCTCTTCTCAAGCTTAGCTTCCCAGAGATTTATTTCTTGTACAGTTGGTTAAGGAGGATGACACTTCACCTACGTGAGTCTTTGTGTGGGTATTTAATCCAGATTTTAACCttaaggttttaccacatgttgtGCAAGAATACGGCTTCTttcctgtgtgaatcctcatgtgtAGATTCAATTGAGATCTTCGTCTAAAGGACTTACCACAAATTTGACAAGGATACggcttctctcctgtgtgaatcctcatgtgtAGATTCAATTGAGATCTTCGTCTAAAGGACTTACCACAAATTTCACAAGGATACggcttctctcctgtgtgagtcctcatgtggatAGTTAAATCAGATGCTGAGTTGAAGGTCTtaccacacatttcacaaggaTATGGCTTTtctcctgtgtgagtcctcatgtgggAATTTAAATTAGATGTTGTTTTGAAGGTCTTACCACACATTTTACAGGGATACggcttctctcctgtgtgaCTCCTCATGTGGACATTTAAGTCAGATGCTTTTTTGAAGGTCTTGCCACACATTTTACAGGGATAtggcttctctcctgtgtgaCTCCTCATGTGGACATTTAAATCAGATCCTGATCTGAAGGTCTTTCCACACATTTCACAGGGATAGggcttctctcctgtgtgaatcctcataTGGACATTTAAATAAGATATTGatttgaaggttttaccacatgttttgCAAGGATACggcttctctcctgtgtgaCTCCTCATGTGGACATTTAAATCAGATACTGTGTTGAAGGTCTTTCCACACATTTCACAGGGATACGGCTTCTCTCTTGTGTGACTCCTCATGTGGACATTTAAATAAGATGTTGatttgaaggttttaccacatgttttgCAAGGATACGGCCTCTCTCCTGTGTGACTCCTCATGTGGGCATTTAATTCAGTTCCTGTTTTGAAGGTCTTACCACACATTTCACAGGAATACggcttctctcctgtgtgagtcctcatgtggatAGTTAATTTACAGCTTTGCCTGAatgttttaccacatgtttcacaacaatgcggcttctcacctgtgtgagtgcTCCTGTGATACCATAAATCAGAACTTGActtgaaggttttaccacatgttttgCAAGGATACGGTTTCTCGCCTGTGTGAATCCTCACGTGGACTTTTAAATCTGATACTGCGTTAAAGGTCTTACCACACATTTCACAGGGATATGGCTTCTCACccgtgtgagtcctcatgtggacgTTTAATCCATATACTGAGTTAAAGGTCTTATCACACATTTCACAGGGATACGGTTTCTCACCTGTatgagtcctcatgtggacaGTTAATTGAGATCTTTGCCTGAATGTTTTATCACATGTTTCACAAGGATATGGCTTCTCACCcgtgtgaatcctcatgtggACAGTTAAATGACCATTTTTAGTGTAACTCTTCCCGCATGTTCTGCAACAATaaggtttctcacctgtgtggaTTCTGTAATGTGTCTTCATATCGCACTGATACTTAAAGTTTTTTCCACAGACGTCACATGTTACAGAGTTTCTACCTGTGTCAGTATCACACTGACTCTTTGACATAGGAGAGTTGTCTCTCCTCTTTGGATTCAGCTCTTTATTCCTAGTTGATCCTGAGTCTACATGCTTGCTTCCCTCCTGATCTGGGCTCTCAGCTCCAGGAGAAATGTGAGACAGGAGTTGGTCACTGTTTGATTCCTCATCAGTAGGAGTCTCCATAATGGAATAAGTCTCCTGGTTCAGAATAAGCTGTTCTCCTTGATGACTGCTGCAGAGTTCCTCCTGTCCCTTTTGGATTTGTGGATATTCTGGTCCCTCAGGTTCATCTTTATTCTGCGGTTCTGGTTCTTcctgttcatttttaatctgtgggggttctggttcctcctgttcttctttaatctgtggaggttctggttcctcctgttcatctttaatctgtggaggttctggctcttcctgttcatttttaatctgtgcaggttctggttcctcctgttctttaatctgtggaggttctggttcctcctgttcttctttaatctgtggaggttctggttcctcctgttcttctttaatctgttgaggttctggttcctcctgttcttccttaatctgtggaggttctggttcctcctggttcaGTCTGGAGTCCCTCTCCTGGTTGGAGAGAGACTCCTTTGTGCAGACATGCTGATGTGGAATGACTggagggacaaagagacacaacataaaGGATATATATGAGTGCTTTTAGTAATACACAAGTGAAAATAGATTAGTTAGTTCATTTAAATCATTCTACTTGTGCTCACAtattctgtgtaactttatctcaggtttccaggtgatatccagcagtctgcgctgGCGATCAATCTCTTCCTCAtactggacgacagttctttcaaagagtccaaatatttcttcttcagcagcagcagcagttagtcgctcgatgatcaactctctcaaactctcagcTGTGCGTGTATTGCAAAAAATTTAAGAGAAAAATCAAGACAAGAACAGCAAGggatgatgaaaaacaaagcacTGTATTTGCAGTCtaagtattttacattttaaataagcaCTTCACTGATGCCATTATTTGAAAAATGCACTTTACTATTTTATTGGTAGTTTATTACAGTCAATCTTTTCTGATTTTCTATTCCTTCATAAATGACATATTCCAGTCTGGTGAGTTCAGGTGAGTGGATTAATTCATATTGGAAACGTGAAAAACTATACAGTCCACACAACAATATCTTATAAATGTTTGCAAGTCTGATAAGTTAAGTAGTAGTTAGCCACTTAGCATGTTAGTCTGTGTGCAGTAAGTGTGTGCTTTTTGTTAGCTCCCAGCTACACCTCATGTCTTTAAACTCTGCAGCAGCCTTCTAGATAAGTGTCTTTCAACTATGTCTTCTCcaaactgtgtgtttccattcattagtTAGTTCATATAAACCATTCTACCTGTACTCACCCattctgtgtaactttatctcaggtttccaggtgatatccagcagtctgcgctgacgatcgatctcttcctcgtactggacgacagttctttcaaagagtccgaatatttcttcagcagcagcagttagtcgctcgatgatcaactctctcaaactctcagatgaagacattGTTACTTCAACAACTCAAACCGTTTTACAGCCCagtccacaaacacaacacgaAAGGAAACGAACCACTTCCGCGTGGTGCGCGACGATAAAGTTCCGACATAGGACAGTTACCTTTGGTTCCGCTCTCTTTTAAAATCCCCCTCTCTGTATGAAGAAGACACAGGTGAAAGAGACTCGGCTAGAATGTTGATAACATGCTAAGAGGCTAACTAGCACCACTAACGTTACCTGCTGCTAACCATCGTAACACATTTGTCACTATAATCTGTCTTCACTGGTGTGTTAtgagaaagacacaaaatacattttccatgaTTCACTAAACATTAAACAATGGTCATACAGGAACTTAATGAGAAAAGATCTGTTGTAGTGTGGGCCAAttttatattagattagattagattcagctttattgtcattatatgTACAGGTACAAAGCTAGAATAaatagtataatataatattatacaccatattgccaaaagtatccGTTCACCCATCCAAATCCAAACCAAATACATGTGTTCCGATCATTTCCATGGCCACAGATGTATAAAATCAGAAGAAGATGCTGGGCAAAGAGGGCCAGAGTGGCGTCATCCTTAGCTTAGCTCTAAGCCCTGTCTTTCTTTACAATCTCAGTGCCACCCTTATGTTTCTGTTGGCATTTATTATGCATTATCAGAGAAAAACTGGTTGCATCTTAatatatgacaataaaaacttcagtaaataaaaacatgtttcaagGATTGAACTGCCCCTTGACCCAGCAACTTACTTTTGCCAGAGTACAGTCTCTCATATGCGTTTACATTTGTTGGGTCCTTTCAGATGTACAGGTAATCCATTCACACGGGGGTTGTGAGTTGTGGATATTTCCTGTggccctgtttggttttccttgtgtttcctgtttttattttgtgtagttCTTCCTTGGTGTCGTCTTGTTTTACTACCTGTGTTTCCTGTGATTGTTGATTGGTTTCTACTCGCGTGCTCTGCCCTCATTCCTTTCACTTGTCTCGTCACCCATCTCCCATgtgtttccctttgttctctgttgacTTGTCTGCTATGTTACCAAGTTTGTTTTACACTTGCTTCCTCATGTCCTGAATGTCTTTTAGattaaaatttcttttaatcttcACATAAATAACTCAGCAGCACCATGAATAGAATTTACTGAACATCAGTTCATACAATGATGCATCTAATGGGAACTCTATAGCTCAGTGTGATTCATTTTCAATGTATCCATTgaaattcctgttttttttaaaaaaacaaacaaacaaaaaaacaattctaCATGTAGATTTACAAGTTTACAACATCTTTatgtattctgtgttgtaatATGCTGTCGTGTAGTAGATAGTGAAGTAGCACAGCAATAGTTGCACTTTCTGTGTCTTGGCAGCAAACATGCATCACAAAGACACTATgagaatgtcttttttttaacattttttttattaagaccGTGGAACTGACAACCTGAATTATGAATCTAAAATTTTAGATCCTACGCAAGACTTTTCACTCCACAATACTTGAAGAGACACAATACAGTTAAAAGCAAAGATCTGACAAGCTTTGTAGAGAGTTTTCCAACAgatgtttcagagtgatgactTCTCATGTGTATATTCAAGTTACCCAATTGACTGAATATTTGACCATGTATTTCACAAGGAGCAtgacttttcaaaataaaaccactttcACCGGATGTCCCAATGTGAAGGCCTGACGGATGGAGCAGTAAGTGAACCTTTGTTTCCGTCTTCAATGAAAAAAGGTTTGTTATTATGCTTGAAACCATTAACAGtataaagaaaaccaaaaatatttCTCTACAACGCTTTAAACACAGGGTTTCTAGGGGGAAGGAGGAGCAACTGATTTTTATATatgaatacaaaacaaaaacagtgttaGCGTGAATAAACTTAGTCTTCAATTAAAATCATCCAAATAATATATAAGTTGAATCCATCTATTTATTGTCTCTGGAGAATGCAGAGTTCATATTACTGCTAGAAAATTACGATATGAGAGATATAAAAACAGAGCGGAACAAAACGTTAACTGTCCTTCTCTGTCGGAACTTTATCGTGGAACACCAGGCGGAAGTGGTTTGTTTCTTAAACTCCCTTAGTGGTGTTGTGTTTATGCGTTAGTGGACTGAGCTGGAAGACGGTTGTGTCGTCGTGTTCCAGATAAATGTCTGAGCTGTTGAAGCAACAATGTCTGGAtctgagagtttgagagagttgatcatcgagcgactaactgctgctgctgaagaaatattcggactctttgaaagaactgtcgtccagtacgaggaagagatcgatcgtcagcgcagactgctggatatcacctggaaacctgACATAGAGTTACACAGAATAGGTGAGAACAGGTAGAACGGGAACTTGCTCCATGCTGCTACGTGCGTCACGTCAAACAGAGGCTGTTCCGGGAATTCTGACTATGAAGTGGTGGATCACAGCTGTATCAAGTTGTTGATCGTGTATCTGCCGCCACCTCTTGGAACATATAACACACTGCCTCTATAGTTTTACACTGGGGACTTAGTAGTTGTTATAGTTAAACTATTTGAAATAATTCACAGtaacaaatattacaaatagTAACATATAATGCTCACTGCCAATTATATCTGCACCATCTTGTGCTACCATGATATCAAACTTTTACTTATTCAAAGTGTGTACGGTGCAGCTGAAACTAGAATGGTTTAAATCACAGGTTTCAAACATATGGGGGCCAAAAGCGACCCACCGATCTGGCCTGCAGTATGACaaatttttaaaggaaaataattgCAATccttaatttgtccactgttttagtcagagaagtggacagaacacaacactgagatccaggactaaacagcagacagcattGAGCCCAAATTCCACTTATTATTCTAaagattattatcattattattatttttaaaggatagtttattaaatgtaaacatttgctGAATTtagttgttcttctttgcactaaaacaaatgggaaaaaatgtggaGTTGTCGTAACTTGTCTGTATAATCCCTAAGAGTTACTTTTAGTTAATAACAGCTGATTTAACCTCATGTTTGTCATTTGATGCAACATCATTGACAATCAGCACCAACTCAAAGTGTGAAGCCGCTACCAGAACAAGAGTGTCAGAACCTGAGAATCACTAGTGCTCCTAAATAATTACTCGCATTTATACACTTTATTTCACCTGTGTTTTCCTATCGTCAAGGAGTAACCCATTTATACCTCTTCGTTCCTCCAGACCtcccacagcaacatgtctgCAAAGAGGAGGATTTTCCCACTGACCAGCAGCTCTGTAACCAGGAGTGGAACTCCagtctggaccaggaggaaccagaacctccaacAACTcaagaagaacaggaggaaccagaagtttttcagatgaaagaggaacaggaggaaccagaatcTCCAACAACTcaagaagaacaggaggaaccagaagttcttcaaatgaaagaggaaaaggaggatccagaacctccacagattaaaagGGAACAGGGGGAACCAGAACTTCTGCACATGAAAAAGGAACATGAGGAACTCTTTAGCAGTCATCAAGAAGAACATCTTGTAGTGAAGCAGGAGACTGATTCCTTGATGGAGACTCCTACTGATGAGGAAAGTGAGCacagtgaaccagaaccaaacagtgACCAGCTCCTCTGTTATATTTCTCCTGTAGCCGAGAGCCCAGAACAGGAAGGAAGCAGGCAGGTAGACTCAGGATCAACTAGGAATGTGGAGCTGAATCCAAAGAGGAGAGACACGAGTCACAGTAACAATGGAGACAACTTTCCCATGTCAGAGAGTCTGTGTGGTACTGACACAAGTCAAAAGTCTGTAACATGTAACATCTGTGGAAAGACATTTAAGAATAActctgaaatgaagaaacattacagatttcacacaggtgagacaccTTATCATTGCAACACATGTGGTAAAAGTTTCACGCAGAGGAGTGGTTTGATTTTACACACCAGGATTCACACAGGTTTGAGTACGTATTCTTGTAAAACGTGCGGTAAAGTTTTCAGTCAAAGTAGTAATTTAACTAGGCActtgaggactcacacaggtgagagacCGTACCTTTGTCAAATATGTGGTAAAAGCTTTATTAACTGGTCATCAATTAGAGATCACATGACAATCCACTCAGGTGAGAAGCCGTTCTCTTGCCAGATATGTGGTAAACGTTTCAGTCAAAATAGTGCCCTGACACGTCATACGAGGACTCACACGGGGGAGAAGCCATATCCTTGCAAAACATGCGGGAAGTGTTTCAATCAAAGTAGTGCTTTGACTaggcacatgaggactcacacaggtgagaagccgtatgGTTGTGACGCATGTGGTAAATCCTTCAGTCGTAGTACTCATTTAAGTAAgcacatgaggattcacacaggtgaaaaTTTGTCATCCTGAAACACCTGTGGGAAAAATATCCGGAAAGCTGAGCTTGACCTTTAAACATTGTAACCGTAGCAGACATTTGAGCTAATTGTTCTCTTAAGTCCAGGTGAAATTAAGTTATTTCAGATACAATGTTCAGCAAAAACAGCCACTCTCCTTAAGCACAAAAATATCAAACCTGCACATGGAAACAGACGGAAGAAGACATCTCTGCCTGCGTAGGACGATCATCTAAAGCTCccttcacacaaacaaagtgTGAAATGGTCGACCTGGTGTTTCATCCCGGAAATTGAACTGGGATTTTATCGACCAGGCTTCAGTGTGAACAAGCATCCCACGTCGACCTGCTAATTTACATCATGACGTTGGTGTaccaaagttttggtctacgcCCCTAAGAGACCGATCTCTTTACCGATcgtggcagcgcactggcaagacggTGAGATCGGAGAAGAGGAGATATGGCGTTAGATATCGGGCATATCGGGATTTATTggaatatcagcagcctttttaAAGAGCTGGGGTTTGACCgctccattcttcaggtcatcaacaaactgaaagcgttttcttttttttccaaaaaaaacaaaccgcatgagttgagttgagttatGATGGTGTCTCAGTCCTATGATGTGCAGTATTATTTATACAGATGAACAAGTTTCCTTCGGTCATTTGGAAATTGCTCCCAAGCTTGACCCAGACTTGTCGAGGTCCACAACTTTGTTTTCTGAGGTCTTGGTTGATTTCTTTTCTGGCTTGGTAGCGATCTCTGCGTCTTTGGTTACTCTTCACTTTGAACGTACAAACTGAAAGTACATTCATGGTACCACCCACAACTTGATGATTGGTTTATGTTGCAGTTCCTCACTGTGGCCAATATCGGGTAGTAAGTGTTGTGAATTCCTCCTGAACCCTTATGAATAATGTTATTTCATTATAGTGACAATGATGACAAGTTATTCATGTTGCTTTGTCCAGTTATTATGATCACAAACACTGTTCATTTCTAGCTACTTAAAATGCAGTATTGCAGATCCACACTATAACCACGAGATGGCAGTAAACAGGCATATTTCAGACGTCTTCCATCAAGCTCCAttacaaatttattttaattaaatgaatcaaaaacaaatgtatacatGTTAGTTATTGGAAGTTAAAAGACAGGCTTGTTAttgacatgaaaacatgttaGATGTCATTAGTAGCAGCATGAGCAGCTGTGACGGTGAAGCTTCCAGTTTAACCAGAAAATATATCGAGACAAACAAATAAGCATAATTAAGTCAAATTTAGATGTAGacctgtaataaaaataatggaatATATGGATatttcattgaaaaataaacaataaaggaTTGTAATTTGACTGAATGTGTTGTTGCAgcgtttatttatgtttatttccttcaaatcattttgagttgttcttcTGATCATGTTTTTAAGATGACTTTTAAAATGACTCTTCACTTCTGTCTTCGATGGTTCACCGTTGGGGCTTTTTCTATAAGAAGTGACTATTCATCCTTTTTGGTTAATTCCTGCAGAGTAACACTCCTCCATAACAGACTGAAGCTGAATACACGTGCAgacatattcatttttttttctcttagctTTGAAAATAGTGTGACGCTGTAACAGAACAACGTTCTACATGTGCTTTCATAGCAGACTCATTCTGTTACTCATTCAGATGCAGTGA encodes:
- the LOC125010927 gene encoding zinc finger protein 271-like; protein product: METPTDEESNSDQLLSHISPGAESPDQEGSKHVDSGSTRNKELNPKRRDNSPMSKSQCDTDTGRNSVTCDVCGKNFKYQCDMKTHYRIHTGEKPYCCRTCGKSYTKNGHLTVHMRIHTGEKPYPCETCDKTFRQRSQLTVHMRTHTGEKPYPCEMCDKTFNSVYGLNVHMRTHTGEKPYPCEMCGKTFNAVSDLKVHVRIHTGEKPYPCKTCGKTFKSSSDLWYHRSTHTGEKPHCCETCGKTFRQSCKLTIHMRTHTGEKPYSCEMCGKTFKTGTELNAHMRSHTGERPYPCKTCGKTFKSTSYLNVHMRSHTREKPYPCEMCGKTFNTVSDLNVHMRSHTGEKPYPCKTCGKTFKSISYLNVHMRIHTGEKPYPCEMCGKTFRSGSDLNVHMRSHTGEKPYPCKMCGKTFKKASDLNVHMRSHTGEKPYPCKMCGKTFKTTSNLNSHMRTHTGEKPYPCEMCGKTFNSASDLTIHMRTHTGEKPYPCEICGKSFRRRSQLNLHMRIHTGEKPYPCQICGKSFRRRSQLNLHMRIHTGKKPYSCTTCGKTLRLKSGLNTHTKTHVGEVSSSLTNCTRNKSLGS
- the LOC125010616 gene encoding myb-like protein X translates to MAESLRELIIERLTAAAAEEEIFGLFERTVVQYEEEIDRQRRLLDITWKPEIKLHRIFIPHQHVCTKESLSNQERDSRLNQEEPEPPQIKEEQEEPEPQQIKEEQEEPEPPQIKEEQEAVIKENSLF
- the LOC125010974 gene encoding zinc finger protein 391-like, with product MSGSESLRELIIERLTAAAEEIFGLFERTVVQYEEEIDRQRRLLDITWKPDIELHRIDLPQQHVCKEEDFPTDQQLCNQEWNSSLDQEEPEPPTTQEEQEEPEVFQMKEEQEEPESPTTQEEQEEPEVLQMKEEKEDPEPPQIKREQGEPELLHMKKEHEELFSSHQEEHLVVKQETDSLMETPTDEESEHSEPEPNSDQLLCYISPVAESPEQEGSRQVDSGSTRNVELNPKRRDTSHSNNGDNFPMSESLCGTDTSQKSVTCNICGKTFKNNSEMKKHYRFHTGETPYHCNTCGKSFTQRSGLILHTRIHTGLSTYSCKTCGKVFSQSSNLTRHLRTHTGERPYLCQICGKSFINWSSIRDHMTIHSGEKPFSCQICGKRFSQNSALTRHTRTHTGEKPYPCKTCGKCFNQSSALTRHMRTHTGEKPYGCDACGKSFSRSTHLSKHMRIHTGENLSS